In Elephas maximus indicus isolate mEleMax1 chromosome 4, mEleMax1 primary haplotype, whole genome shotgun sequence, a genomic segment contains:
- the HMOX1 gene encoding heme oxygenase 1: MERQQPASMSQDLSEALKEATKEVHMQAENVEFMKNFQKGQVTREGFKLVMASLYHIYVALEEEIEHNKEHPDYAPLYFPEELHRRAALEQDMAFWYGPHWQKDIPYTGATQSYVRRLHKVGRMEPELLVAHAYTRYLGDLSGGQLLKKIAQKALDLPSNDEGLAFFTFPNIASATKFKQLYRARMNTLEMSPEVRERVIEEAKTAFLLNIKLFEELQALLTQDTMDQRPSTTPRHRRQEGSRAQESTPSRTPRGKAQLNILSQAPLLRWVLTLSFVVATVAVGLYAI, encoded by the exons ATGGAGCGCCAGCAGCCCGCCAG CATGAGCCAGGATTTGTCAGAGGCCCTGAAGGAGGCCACCAAGGAGGTGCACATGCAGGCAGAGAACGTCGAGTTCATGAAGAACTTTCAGAAGGGCCAGGTGACCCGAGAGGGCTTTAAG CTGGTGATGGCCTCCTTGTACCACATCTACGTGGCCTTGGAGGAGGAGATCGAGCACAATAAGGAGCACCCAGACTACGCGCCCCTCTACTTCCCGGAAGAGCTGCACCGCAGAGCCGCCCTGGAGCAGGACATGGCCTTCTGGTACGGGCCCCACTGGCAGAAGGACATCCCCTACACAGGAGCCACTCAGAGCTACGTGAGGCGGCTCCACAAGGTGGGGCGCATGGAGCCCGAGCTGCTGGTGGCCCACGCCTACACCCGCTACCTAGGTGACCTCTCTGGGGGCCAGCTCCTCAAGAAGATTGCGCAGAAGGCTCTGGACCTGCCCAGCAACGACGAGGGCCTGGCCTTCTTCACCTTCCCCAACATTGCCAGTGCTACCAAGTTCAAGCAGCTCTACCGTGCCCGCATGAACACGCTGGAGATGAGCCCCGAGGTCAGGGAGAGGGTCATTGAAGAGGCCAAGACCGCCTTCCTACTCAACATTAAG CTGTTTGAGGAGTTACAGGCGCTGCTGACCCAGGACACCATGGACCAGAGACCCTCCACCACACCAAGGCATCGCAGGCAGGAAGGCAGCCGGGCGCAAG AGTCCACTCCCTCCAGGACGCCCAGAGGGAAGGCACAGCTGAACATCCTCTCCCAGGCTCCGCTCCTCCGATGGGTCCTTACGCTCAGCTTTGTGGTGGCAACAGTGGCCGTGGGGTTATATGCCATCTGA